In Apium graveolens cultivar Ventura chromosome 10, ASM990537v1, whole genome shotgun sequence, the following are encoded in one genomic region:
- the LOC141688865 gene encoding putative pyruvate kinase, cytosolic isozyme encodes MAVLDFSSFSSKPSNVNNGGVCVEEKLKRMEKRPKTKIVCTLGPSSRSVEMIEKLLVAGMNVARFNFSHGSHEYHKETLDNLRAAVVNTCIPCAVMLDTKGPEIRTGLLKDGKKINLIQGQEITISTDYTLQGNDDMITMSYKKLAEDVKPDSVILCADGSISLRVLSCDKERGLVKCRCENSAALGEKKNVNLPGVIVDLPTLTEKDKDDILNWGVPNKIDIIALSFVRKGSDLKEVRKLLGEHGKTIVLMSKVENQEGVANFDDILANTDAFMVARGDLGMEIPIEKIFLAQKMMISKCNAAGKPVVTATQMLESMTKSPRPTRAEATDVANAVIDGTDCVMLSGETAAGDYPELAVQTMANICLEAENSLDYGDIFKRVMETAPKPMTPLESLASSAVHTATSSQAVLVVVLTKGGTTAKLVSKYRPKMPILSVILPDATSNSMDWSSTQQAPARHGLIYRGIVPLLTPGWTITPPTSSTEEVLKYSVEYAKSRNLCKQGDAIVVLHYDGTFGMLQIQFVK; translated from the exons ATGGCCGTTCTTGATTTTTCGAGTTTTTCTTCTAAACCAAGTAACGTGAATAATGGTGGTGTTTGTGTTGAAGAGAAGCTGAAGAGGATGGAGAAGAGGCCTAAGACAAAGATTGTGTGTACTTTAGGGCCGTCTTCGAGATCGGTTGAGATGATTGAGAAGTTGCTTGTTGCTGGTATGAATGTTGCTAGGTTTAATTTTTCACATGGGAGTCATGAGTATCATAAGGAGACTCTTGATAATTTGAGGGCTGCTGTTGTTAATACTTGTATTCCTTGTGCTGTCATGTTGGATACTAAG GGTCCAGAAATTAGAACAGGGTTGTTGAAGGATGGTAAGAAAATTAATCTCATACAGGGTCAGGAAATCACTATATCGACTGATTATACTCTACAAGGAAATGATGATATGATCACCATGAGCTACAAGAAGCTGGCTGAGGATGTAAAGCCAGACAGTGTTATTTTGTGTGCGGATGGAAGTATATCACTCAGAGTTTTATCTTGTGACAAAGAAAGAGGCTTGGTTAAGTGCCGTTGTGAGAATTCTGCAGCTTTGGGTGAAAAGAAGAATGTTAATCTTCCTGGTGTTATTGTTGATCTGCCAACATTGACTGAGAAGGACAAGGATGATATCTTAAACTGGGGAGTTCCTAATAAGATTGACATAATTGCTTTGTCATTTGTACGCAAAGGTTCTGACCTTAAAGAGGTTAGGAAGTTGCTCGGTGAACATGGCAAGACTATAGTGCTGATGTCAAAG GTTGAGAATCAAGAAGGGGTGGCCAACTTTGATGACATTCTTGCTAATACAGATGCATTTATGGTGGCTCGGGGTGACTTGGGCATGGAGATCCCTATTGAAAAGATATTTCTAGCACAGAAGATGATGATTTCCAAGTGCAATGCTGCTGGGAAGCCTGTGGTTACTGCAACTCAGATGCTGGAGTCGATGACCAAATCCCCACGACCTACTCGAGCTGAAGCAACTGATGTTGCCAATGCAGTTATTGATGGAACTGATTGTGTGATGCTTAGTGGTGAAACAGCTGCAGGGGATTACCCAGAACTTGCTGTTCAAACAATGGCTAATATTTGCTTAGAGGCCGAGAACTCTCTGGATTATGGTGACATTTTTAAAAGGGTCATGGAAACTGCACCAAAGCCCATGACTCCCTTGGAGAGTTTGGCTAGTTCTGCAGTGCACACTGCAACTTCCTCGCAGGCAGTTCTGGTTGTGGTCTTAACTAAAGGTGGAACGACTGCAAAGCTGGTGTCAAAATACAGACCAAAAATGCCAATATTGTCTGTGATCTTACCAGACGCAACAAGTAATTCCATGGATTGGTCGAGCACTCAGCAGGCTCCAGCAAGGCATGGTCTAATATACCGTGGGATTGTGCCTCTATTGACTCCAGGGTGGACAATAACTCCTCCTACAAGTTCCACAGAAGAAGTGTTGAAGTATTCTGTTGAATATGCAAAGTCGAGAAACCTTTGCAAGCAGGGAGACGCGATTGTGGTGTTGCATTATGATGGAACTTTTGGTATGCTCCAGATCCAGTTCGTGAAGTAA
- the LOC141692170 gene encoding pyruvate kinase, cytosolic isozyme-like → MACLNPNEWVTSLGSDLKEVRKLLGEHAKNIVLMSKYSTNWHLFWLMLYVENQEGVANFDDILANTDAFMVARGDLGMEIPIEKIFLAQKMMIYKCNVAGKPVVTATQMLDGETAAGDYPELAVQTMANICLEAENSLDYSDILKRVMETAPKPMTPLGSLASSAVHTATSSQAVLQKF, encoded by the exons ATGGCGTGTCTG AACCCAAATGAATGGGTGACTTCTTTAGGATCTGACCTTAAAGAGGTTAGGAAGCTGCTCGGTGAACATGccaaaaatatagttctgatgTCAAAG TACAGTACTAACTGGCATTTGTTTTGGCTAATGTTGTATGTTGAGAATCAAGAAGGGGTGGCCAATTTTGATGACATTCTTGCTAATACGGATGCATTTATGGTGGCTCGGGGTGACTTGGGCATGGAGATACCAATTGAAAAGATATTTCTAGCACAGAAGATGATGATTTACAAGTGCAATGTGGCTGGGAAGCCTGTGGTTACTGCAACTCAGATGCTGGA TGGTGAAACAGCTGCTGGGGATTACCCAGAACTTGCTGTTCAAACAATGGCTAATATTTGCTTAGAGGCCGAGAACTCCCTGGATTACAGTGACATTTTAAAAAGGGTCATGGAAACTGCACCAAAGCCCATGACTCCTTTAGGGAGTTTGGCTAGTTCTGCTGTGCACACTGCGACTTCCTCACAGGCAGTTCTGCAGAAGTTTTGA